A section of the Bradyrhizobium oligotrophicum S58 genome encodes:
- a CDS encoding chemotaxis protein CheW, which yields MSSKIETTEGAASEFVTAVIGGQLFGLPISRVQDVFMPERVTRVPLSSAEIAGVLNLRGRIVTVVDMRARLGLDKADDGKPPMAVGVDLRGESYGLLIDQIGEVLRLPEESREENPVNLDPRMAKFAGGVHRLDGQLMVVLDVDRVLELLPKAAIAA from the coding sequence ATGAGCAGCAAGATCGAAACCACCGAGGGTGCAGCGTCCGAATTCGTCACTGCGGTGATCGGCGGCCAGCTGTTCGGCCTGCCGATCTCGCGGGTGCAGGACGTGTTCATGCCGGAGCGGGTGACGCGGGTGCCGCTGTCGTCGGCTGAGATCGCCGGCGTTCTGAACCTGCGCGGCCGCATCGTCACCGTGGTCGACATGCGGGCGCGGCTCGGCCTCGACAAGGCCGATGACGGCAAGCCGCCGATGGCGGTCGGCGTCGACCTGCGCGGCGAGTCCTATGGCCTCTTGATCGACCAGATCGGCGAGGTGCTGCGACTGCCCGAGGAGAGTCGGGAGGAGAACCCGGTGAACCTCGATCCGCGCATGGCGAAATTTGCCGGCGGCGTGCATCGTCTCGATGGACAGCTGATGGTCGTCCTCGACGTCGATCGCGTGCTCGAACTCCTGCCGAAGGCCGCAATCGCCGCTTAG
- a CDS encoding flagellin N-terminal helical domain-containing protein, whose translation MSGIVLSASVRQNLLSLQSTAQLLATTQNNLSTGKKVNSALDNPTNFFTAQGLDNRASDISNLLDGIGNGVQVLQAANTGITSLQKLVDSAKSIANQVLQSAVGYSTKSSVTSAALTGGTATSLIGASTAAATGTALVNDNTSSAVAITGSTKLSGTPGTASNDLASAITSGDTLVVNGTTFSFVTGTSSTGTSIGIGDTVSNLLSAIQTATGVTASISAGAITFTPPAAGLTLSGAAAAKLGFASNIGNSLSGETLTIGATGGGTATSITFGLGTGQVNSLNDLNAKLAANNLQATVDSSTGKISITTTNDAASSTIGTIGGTAAASSQAFNGLTGAAPVADTTAQSQRANLVSQYNNVLAQINTTAADASFNGINLLNGDTLKLTFNETGKSTLSITGVTFNSAGLGLASLTSGTDFLDNNSANKVISVLNTTSSTLRNEASTLGSNLSVVQVRQDFNKNLINVLQTGSSNLTLADTNEEAANSQALSTRQSIAVSALSLANQSQASVLQLLR comes from the coding sequence ATGTCAGGTATCGTACTCTCTGCGTCGGTGCGCCAGAATCTGCTCTCGCTCCAGTCGACGGCTCAGCTCCTCGCCACCACCCAGAACAACCTCTCCACGGGCAAGAAGGTCAACTCGGCTCTCGACAATCCGACCAACTTCTTCACCGCGCAGGGTCTCGACAACCGCGCCTCCGACATCTCCAATCTGCTCGATGGTATCGGCAACGGCGTGCAGGTGCTGCAGGCCGCCAACACCGGCATCACTTCGCTGCAGAAGCTCGTCGACAGCGCCAAGTCGATCGCCAACCAGGTCCTGCAGAGCGCGGTGGGCTACTCCACCAAGTCGAGCGTGACCTCTGCCGCTCTCACCGGCGGTACGGCTACCAGCCTGATCGGCGCAAGCACCGCGGCTGCCACCGGCACGGCCCTGGTGAACGACAACACCTCGAGCGCGGTCGCGATCACCGGTTCGACCAAGCTGTCGGGCACGCCCGGCACCGCGTCGAACGACCTGGCCTCCGCCATCACCTCCGGCGACACGCTGGTCGTGAACGGGACCACGTTCAGCTTCGTCACCGGCACGTCCTCGACCGGCACCAGCATCGGCATCGGTGATACCGTCAGCAACCTGCTGTCGGCGATCCAGACCGCGACCGGCGTGACCGCGTCGATCTCCGCGGGTGCGATCACCTTCACGCCTCCGGCTGCAGGCCTGACATTGTCCGGCGCTGCGGCAGCCAAGCTCGGGTTCGCCTCGAATATCGGCAACTCGCTGTCCGGCGAAACGCTGACGATCGGCGCCACAGGAGGTGGCACGGCGACCAGCATCACGTTCGGCCTAGGGACAGGGCAGGTCAACTCGCTGAACGACCTCAACGCCAAGCTCGCAGCGAACAACCTGCAGGCGACTGTCGACTCCTCGACCGGCAAGATCAGCATCACGACCACCAACGACGCAGCTTCCTCGACCATCGGCACCATCGGTGGTACGGCGGCGGCCTCGAGCCAGGCCTTCAACGGTCTGACCGGTGCGGCTCCGGTGGCTGACACGACCGCTCAGTCGCAGCGGGCGAACCTGGTCTCGCAGTACAACAACGTGCTTGCGCAGATCAACACGACGGCTGCCGACGCTTCGTTCAACGGCATCAACCTGCTGAACGGCGACACGCTGAAGCTGACCTTCAACGAAACCGGCAAGTCGACGCTGTCGATCACCGGCGTGACGTTCAACTCGGCGGGCCTCGGCCTGGCGAGCCTCACCTCGGGCACCGACTTCCTCGATAACAACTCGGCGAACAAGGTGATCAGCGTGTTGAACACCACGAGTTCGACGCTGCGTAACGAGGCGTCGACGCTGGGTTCGAACCTGTCGGTCGTGCAGGTCCGTCAGGACTTCAACAAGAACCTGATCAACGTGCTGCAGACCGGTTCGTCGAACCTGACGCTGGCCGACACCAACGAGGAAGCGGCCAACAGCCAGGCGCTGTCGACCCGCCAGTCGATCGCCGTGTCCGCGCTCTCGCTGGCCAACCAGTCGCAGGCGAGCGTGCTGCAGCTCCTCCGCTAA
- a CDS encoding response regulator, translating to MRNELLVIEDADVHLSILRKIAAQAGFNTTGVSSVDAASIILQKRHFDCVTLDLSLGERSGTEVLERLAELKFRAPVLIISASEEDALYALVRIGNFLDLNVYPPFAKPINLTLLRETLKQIAQDTDRQRLVRAAGW from the coding sequence ATGCGCAACGAACTCCTCGTGATCGAAGATGCCGATGTGCATCTTTCTATCTTACGGAAGATCGCGGCCCAGGCCGGCTTCAACACCACCGGCGTCAGCTCGGTCGATGCCGCCTCCATCATCCTGCAAAAGCGGCACTTCGACTGCGTCACGCTGGATCTCTCGCTCGGGGAGCGCTCCGGTACCGAGGTCCTCGAGCGCCTCGCGGAGCTGAAATTCCGTGCTCCCGTGCTGATCATCAGCGCCTCCGAGGAGGACGCGCTCTACGCCTTGGTTCGCATCGGCAACTTTCTGGACCTGAACGTCTATCCGCCCTTCGCGAAGCCGATCAACCTGACGCTGCTGCGAGAGACGCTGAAGCAGATCGCCCAAGATACCGATCGTCAGAGGCTGGTCAGGGCGGCGGGCTGGTAG
- a CDS encoding hybrid sensor histidine kinase/response regulator yields MDDLLREFLTETSESLDTVDNQLVRFEQEPNNAKILDNIFRLVHTIKGTCGFLGLPRLEALAHAAETLMGKFRDGMPVTGEAVTLILTTIDRIKDILGQLEANEAEPEGEDRDLISELEAMVERGMAAMAAGEAAPPLAPATPAAPAAAAPAQGSLIDQTLERPLRPGEVSLDELERAFRETAIETAPAHEKAPEAKSAEHKPAAPVAKAEPAKAEAKAEAKAEAPKKAARPKANADGEVQESDKVANQSIRVNVDTLEHLMTMVSELVLTRNQLLEIARRNEDTEFKVPLQRLSNVTAELQEGVMKTRMQPIGNAWQKLPRIVRDLATELGKQIELEMHGADTELDRQVLDLIKDPLTHMVRNSADHGLETPAERAAANKPDQGTIRLSAYHEGGHIIICIADNGRGLNTERIKAKALSNGLVTEAELEKMTEAQIHKFIFAPGFSTAAAITSVSGRGVGMDVVRTNIDQIGGTIDIKSVAGEGSSVTIKIPLTLAIVSALIVEAGGDRFAIPQLAVVELVRARANSEHRIERIKDTAVLRLRNKLLPLMHLKKLLKIDDGSSTDPENGFIVVTQVGNQTFGIVVDCVFHTEEIVVKPMSTKLRHIDMFSGNTILGDGAVIMIIDPNGIAKALGAAGSASQAVTDEHAAHHIIGGEQLTSLLVFRAGTAQPKAVPLALVTRLEEIAADKIEISNGRYMVQYRDQLMPLVQMEGVSVQTTGSQPILVFADETRAMGLVVDEIIDIVEERLHIQVSGAKDGILGSAVIKGQATEVIDVGHFLPMAFADWFIRKEMATEAQTQSVLLVDDSPFFRNMLAPVLKSAGYKVRTAASAIEGLATLRSGHTFDIVVTDIEMPEMNGFEFAEAIRSDQNLHELPVIAVSSLVSPAAIERGRQAGLYDYIAKFDRPGLIAAMKEQIEERARAEANRRAA; encoded by the coding sequence ATGGACGATCTGTTGCGTGAGTTCCTGACGGAGACCAGCGAGAGCCTGGATACCGTCGACAATCAGTTGGTGCGGTTCGAGCAGGAGCCGAACAACGCCAAGATCCTGGATAACATCTTCCGCCTGGTACACACGATCAAGGGGACTTGCGGCTTCCTCGGCCTGCCGCGGCTCGAAGCCCTGGCGCACGCCGCCGAAACCCTGATGGGCAAATTCCGCGATGGCATGCCGGTGACCGGCGAGGCCGTGACCTTGATCCTGACCACCATCGACCGCATCAAGGACATCCTGGGACAGCTCGAGGCCAACGAGGCCGAGCCCGAAGGCGAGGACCGCGACCTCATCAGCGAGCTCGAGGCGATGGTCGAGCGCGGCATGGCCGCCATGGCCGCGGGCGAAGCTGCGCCACCGCTTGCGCCCGCGACTCCTGCCGCGCCGGCTGCGGCCGCGCCCGCGCAGGGCTCGCTGATCGACCAGACGCTGGAGCGCCCGCTGCGTCCGGGCGAGGTGTCGCTCGACGAATTGGAGCGCGCCTTCCGCGAGACCGCGATCGAGACGGCGCCCGCGCATGAGAAGGCGCCTGAAGCCAAATCTGCTGAGCACAAGCCGGCTGCACCGGTCGCCAAGGCCGAGCCCGCCAAGGCGGAAGCAAAGGCGGAGGCCAAGGCTGAAGCCCCGAAGAAGGCAGCGCGGCCCAAGGCCAATGCCGACGGCGAGGTGCAGGAGAGCGACAAGGTCGCCAACCAGTCGATCCGCGTCAATGTCGACACGCTCGAGCATCTGATGACGATGGTCTCGGAGCTGGTGCTGACCCGCAACCAGCTGCTCGAGATCGCCCGCCGCAACGAGGACACCGAGTTCAAGGTGCCGCTGCAGCGGCTCTCCAACGTCACCGCCGAGCTGCAGGAGGGCGTCATGAAGACGCGCATGCAGCCGATCGGCAATGCCTGGCAGAAGCTGCCGCGCATCGTCCGCGACCTCGCGACCGAACTCGGCAAGCAGATCGAGCTCGAGATGCATGGCGCCGACACCGAGCTCGACCGCCAGGTGCTCGACCTGATCAAGGATCCGCTCACCCACATGGTGCGCAACTCGGCCGACCACGGCCTGGAGACTCCGGCCGAGCGCGCCGCCGCCAACAAGCCGGACCAGGGCACGATCCGCCTCTCCGCCTATCATGAAGGCGGCCACATCATCATCTGCATCGCCGACAACGGCCGCGGCCTCAACACCGAGCGCATCAAGGCCAAGGCCCTCTCCAACGGTCTCGTCACCGAGGCCGAGCTCGAGAAGATGACGGAAGCGCAGATCCACAAGTTCATCTTCGCTCCGGGTTTCTCGACGGCGGCCGCCATCACCTCGGTCTCCGGCCGCGGCGTCGGCATGGACGTGGTGCGCACCAACATCGACCAGATCGGCGGCACCATCGACATCAAGTCGGTGGCCGGCGAGGGCTCCTCGGTCACCATCAAGATCCCGCTGACCTTGGCGATCGTGTCGGCGCTGATCGTGGAAGCCGGCGGCGACCGCTTCGCGATCCCGCAATTGGCGGTCGTCGAGCTGGTGCGCGCGCGCGCCAATTCCGAGCACCGCATCGAGCGCATCAAGGACACGGCCGTGCTGCGCCTGCGCAACAAGTTGCTGCCGCTGATGCATCTGAAGAAGCTCTTGAAGATCGACGACGGCTCGTCGACCGATCCGGAGAACGGCTTCATCGTGGTGACGCAGGTCGGCAACCAGACCTTCGGCATCGTTGTCGACTGCGTGTTCCACACCGAGGAAATCGTCGTCAAGCCGATGTCGACCAAGCTGCGTCACATCGACATGTTCTCGGGCAACACCATCCTCGGCGACGGTGCCGTCATCATGATCATCGATCCCAACGGCATCGCCAAGGCGCTCGGCGCCGCTGGCAGCGCCTCGCAGGCGGTCACCGACGAGCATGCCGCGCATCACATCATCGGCGGCGAGCAGCTCACCTCGCTGCTGGTGTTCCGCGCCGGCACGGCGCAGCCCAAGGCGGTGCCGCTGGCGCTGGTCACGCGTCTGGAGGAGATCGCGGCCGACAAGATCGAGATCTCCAACGGCCGCTACATGGTGCAGTACCGCGATCAGCTGATGCCGCTGGTGCAGATGGAAGGCGTGTCGGTACAGACCACCGGCTCGCAGCCGATCCTGGTGTTCGCCGACGAGACCCGCGCGATGGGCCTCGTGGTCGACGAGATCATCGACATCGTCGAGGAGCGGCTCCACATCCAGGTCTCCGGCGCCAAGGACGGCATTCTCGGCTCGGCCGTGATCAAGGGCCAGGCGACTGAAGTGATCGACGTCGGCCACTTCCTGCCGATGGCGTTCGCCGACTGGTTCATCCGCAAGGAGATGGCGACCGAGGCGCAGACGCAGTCGGTGCTGCTGGTCGACGACTCGCCGTTCTTCCGCAACATGCTGGCGCCGGTGCTGAAGTCGGCCGGCTACAAGGTGCGCACGGCGGCCTCGGCGATCGAGGGCCTGGCCACGCTGCGCTCCGGGCACACCTTCGACATCGTGGTCACCGACATCGAGATGCCGGAAATGAACGGCTTCGAGTTTGCCGAGGCGATCCGCTCCGACCAGAACCTGCACGAGCTGCCGGTCATCGCGGTGTCGTCGCTGGTGTCGCCGGCCGCGATCGAGCGCGGCCGCCAGGCCGGGCTCTACGACTACATCGCCAAGTTCGATCGGCCCGGCCTGATCGCGGCAATGAAGGAGCAGATCGAGGAACGGGCGCGTGCCGAAGCCAACCGGCGTGCGGCGTGA
- a CDS encoding response regulator, which produces MAFDLSMPILVVDDYATMIRIIRNLLKQLGFENVDDASDGSAALSKMQAKKYGLVISDWNMEPMTGYDLLREVRASPELSKTPFIMITAESKTENVIAAKKAGVSNYIVKPFNAATLKTKMEAVFGPAE; this is translated from the coding sequence ATGGCCTTTGATCTGTCGATGCCGATCCTGGTGGTCGATGACTACGCCACTATGATCCGGATCATCCGCAACCTGCTGAAGCAGCTCGGATTCGAGAACGTCGACGACGCCAGCGACGGATCGGCCGCGCTCTCCAAGATGCAGGCGAAGAAGTATGGTCTCGTGATCTCCGACTGGAACATGGAGCCGATGACCGGCTACGACCTGCTGCGCGAGGTGCGCGCCAGCCCGGAGCTGTCGAAGACGCCCTTCATCATGATCACGGCCGAATCCAAAACCGAGAACGTCATCGCCGCCAAGAAGGCCGGCGTGAGCAACTACATCGTCAAGCCATTCAACGCGGCGACTCTCAAGACCAAGATGGAAGCGGTGTTCGGCCCCGCCGAGTAG
- a CDS encoding response regulator: protein MKTCLVVDDSSVVRKIARRILEELAFSVIEAEDGEQALELCTKSLPDAILLDWNMPVMDGYDFLGRLRRLPGGEGPKVVFCTTENDIDHISRALNAGANEYIMKPFDKEIVAAKFQEVGLIQALSAESA, encoded by the coding sequence ATGAAAACTTGTCTGGTCGTGGATGATTCGAGCGTGGTGCGTAAGATCGCGCGCCGGATCCTCGAGGAATTGGCATTCTCGGTCATCGAGGCGGAAGATGGCGAGCAGGCGCTGGAGCTCTGCACGAAGAGCCTGCCGGACGCGATCCTGCTCGACTGGAACATGCCCGTCATGGACGGCTACGATTTCCTCGGCCGGCTGCGCCGGCTGCCCGGTGGCGAAGGGCCGAAGGTGGTGTTCTGCACGACCGAGAACGACATCGATCATATTTCCCGGGCGCTGAATGCCGGCGCGAACGAATACATCATGAAGCCGTTCGACAAAGAAATCGTCGCCGCGAAGTTCCAGGAAGTCGGTCTTATCCAGGCGTTGTCAGCTGAATCCGCCTGA
- the flbT gene encoding flagellar biosynthesis repressor FlbT gives MPLRVELKPFERIVIGDTVIVNSNTRARFIVEGDVPILRERDTVTAETADTPAKRLYLCVQTMYLKNDAIRYRASYLACMNDLRDATPDAVHLTEAVDRHVAAGSLYKALKEIRALIQCESPAIAPAEVLP, from the coding sequence ATGCCCTTGCGGGTCGAGCTGAAGCCGTTCGAGCGCATCGTGATCGGCGACACCGTGATCGTCAATTCGAACACACGTGCGCGCTTCATCGTCGAAGGCGACGTGCCGATCCTTCGTGAACGCGACACCGTCACGGCCGAGACGGCCGACACCCCGGCGAAGCGTCTCTACCTCTGCGTCCAGACCATGTATCTGAAGAACGACGCGATCCGCTATCGCGCGTCCTATCTGGCCTGCATGAACGATTTGCGCGACGCGACACCCGATGCCGTCCATCTGACGGAGGCGGTGGACCGGCATGTCGCGGCGGGTTCTCTCTACAAAGCCTTGAAGGAGATCAGGGCGCTGATCCAGTGCGAAAGCCCTGCGATCGCGCCCGCCGAGGTGCTGCCTTGA
- a CDS encoding histidine kinase dimerization/phospho-acceptor domain-containing protein yields MALPNHQVADPQSSSNGTEGATAPQDANPGLALVGQVAGGLLHDFNNILTVITGTIDILAEAVEDRPELAAVARLIDEAATRGARLTSQLLSFARGRPPRPCRVELSELLTDVGRLLRPTLGTEIEVTTSAAAEVPAVFADPGQLMAALLCLAISARNGMTAGGRIDIEAMSAGPNAAGASDRDVLIVLRASANAGGTARPDRTFNDIRMVEDFVKRSNGRLALKEPCGPAASVEIVLPRAAPDLP; encoded by the coding sequence ATGGCGCTTCCTAATCATCAAGTGGCCGACCCGCAATCATCGAGCAATGGTACGGAGGGCGCTACGGCCCCTCAGGACGCCAACCCGGGTTTGGCGCTCGTCGGTCAGGTCGCCGGCGGGCTTCTGCACGACTTCAACAACATCCTCACCGTGATCACGGGCACCATCGACATTCTCGCCGAAGCAGTGGAGGACCGCCCCGAGCTTGCCGCCGTGGCGCGTCTGATCGACGAGGCGGCGACGCGCGGGGCCCGATTGACGTCGCAGCTGCTGTCGTTCGCGCGAGGACGCCCGCCGCGTCCATGCCGCGTCGAGCTGAGTGAGCTGCTGACCGACGTAGGCCGACTGCTCCGTCCGACCCTCGGGACCGAGATCGAGGTTACGACGTCGGCCGCCGCCGAGGTGCCGGCCGTGTTCGCCGATCCGGGCCAGCTGATGGCCGCATTGCTCTGCCTCGCGATCTCGGCACGCAACGGCATGACCGCCGGCGGCAGGATCGACATCGAGGCGATGAGCGCCGGCCCGAATGCGGCAGGCGCGTCGGATCGCGATGTCCTGATCGTATTGCGGGCCTCGGCGAATGCGGGAGGCACTGCGCGGCCCGATCGCACATTCAATGACATTCGAATGGTCGAGGATTTCGTCAAGCGTTCGAACGGGCGTCTCGCCCTCAAGGAGCCGTGCGGACCGGCCGCGAGCGTCGAGATCGTTCTGCCGCGGGCGGCACCCGATCTGCCCTGA
- a CDS encoding Crp/Fnr family transcriptional regulator produces MDPSLRSPNGFLSSLPDDDFELIRPYLRTVDLVQDSVLAEAGEKLPRIYFPHRGVISLVVNLARGERVQVAMIGRDSFFGSMSLLAGGDPVVLNSAAVLVPGAASVVEIDRVRAAAEQSPTFRSHVLRHALAIYVQSQQTAGCNAAHTVESRLARCLLQTHDLSGGNKLYITQESLAQMIGARRNSVSLVASTLQQADFIHYSRGHIEIIDLEGLKKTACECYGTVRSHYDKLVRPRGLP; encoded by the coding sequence TTGGACCCCAGCTTGCGTTCTCCGAACGGCTTCCTGTCGTCACTGCCCGACGATGATTTCGAGCTGATCCGCCCCTATCTGCGGACGGTCGATCTGGTTCAGGACTCCGTGCTCGCCGAGGCCGGCGAAAAGCTGCCGCGCATCTACTTCCCCCATCGCGGTGTCATCTCGCTGGTCGTGAACCTCGCGCGCGGAGAGCGCGTGCAGGTCGCCATGATCGGCCGGGACAGTTTCTTCGGCAGCATGTCGCTGCTCGCCGGCGGCGATCCCGTGGTGCTCAACAGTGCCGCCGTCCTCGTGCCTGGCGCTGCCTCGGTCGTCGAGATCGACCGGGTGCGGGCCGCCGCCGAGCAGAGCCCCACCTTCCGCTCGCACGTGTTGCGGCACGCGCTTGCCATCTACGTGCAGAGCCAGCAGACCGCCGGTTGCAATGCCGCCCACACGGTTGAGTCCCGGCTCGCGCGCTGCCTGTTGCAGACGCATGATCTGTCGGGGGGAAACAAGCTCTACATCACCCAGGAATCGCTGGCCCAGATGATCGGCGCGCGACGCAACAGCGTGTCGCTGGTGGCGAGCACCTTGCAGCAGGCGGACTTCATCCACTACAGCCGCGGCCACATCGAGATCATCGATCTGGAGGGCCTGAAGAAGACCGCCTGCGAATGCTACGGCACCGTCAGAAGCCATTATGACAAACTGGTGCGGCCGCGCGGCCTGCCCTGA